The genomic window cccggcccaactGTTCGTCGGAGCTACCCGCCTGGGGGCCCACCCTCAGAGGCGAATATGCCAAACTTTGATGCGGACGAGTCCTTCCCTGTGTCCGCCGTCTCCATCGACACACCCCAAAGGCCCAAAGGTGAccccaaatactactctacatttTGAAACTGTAGGGTAAATCACTCAATGTCTTCACTTCGGGTCTGTTtacttggggaaaaaaaaatttttaggtgtcagatcggacgtttgaccggatgtcggaaggggttttcgaacacgaatgagaaaactaatttcataattcgtctggaaaccacgagacgaatcttttgagcctaattaaaccgtcattagcacatgtgggttattgtagcacttatggctaattatggcctaattatgctcaaaaaattcgtcttgCATTTTACACGTAAACTGtacaattaatttttctttttattttatatttaatgctccatatatatgtccaaatattcgatgtgatgtttttgggaaaagtttttgggaactaaacaggccttaATCAGACTATAgaggcctgtttagttccaaatttttttttttccaaacttttaactttccatcacatcaaaccattcatacacacacaacttttctatcatatcgtaccaatttcaaccaaacttccaaacttcagtgtgaactaaacacagccagagGCTCTTTGTTTTCCCTAATAGGTCCGCTAGTTCAATCCCAATAGCTATGATCCTTCCTTTTAGAAACACGGTACAAACACGCGTACTCACAACACGAGCGCGCTTTATAAACACACACAGACAAAACAGGATGTGAAGGGAGATTGTGAACCGAGACGAAACGATGGTCGGTAGACAGGCGCCAGGCGCGCGGGAGAACGGTTGGGCTAGGCTAGTTGAGGAGGGTGTGAAATAATGATGTTACAATTTATTATTATGTTGTTTTTAAATATACATGTAGGACGTAACGTttgactatttattttatttaagattattaaatattgaaaaaaataagtcattGCTGAAGTATCTTTGATGACAAACAACGGATTAATACTTAAATAGATTTTCAATTAGACTAATGATAAAATAGCATGTCTAAATATACTAGCTTCATTTTCTAACCATAGTTATTTTCTATATGCCCAGTGTAATACTTAATTATCACATCAATCACGTATATGTAATTATTTTCCTTATGTTATCTCAAACAGAGTTTCCTCCCAACCTTCATTTAACGGGTAGCATTACAAATTATGATAGAATTATCTTCAAAAATACTGTAAGTTTTATAGTGGGACACTTTTAAATATAACTacattatatttataatataattcCACCACAACTATACAGTAAGTACAATATAAGTTGTATAtaagtataaaaaatatatgtaaatttataCCTAAGTTATATAGCGATTATAATGTAACAACAGTATAATTACGTTGTAGTTACACTACTTACATTTTAAAGCTTTTTGCGACAGTTTTTAGCAATTTTTTGTTAAATCCTAATCTCACTTAAACAACcaaacaatatttatatttggAAACTGAGAGAGCAGTATCAAAGCTTGccttgaagtcaaattttgcaTCAAATAATCGCCCGTAATTACGCCGTGCCGTCAATCAAATCTGGCGAGAGACGAAGCGAAGCGACGCACAACTACCACTCCACCAGTGCGCGCGACTTCCGAGACGAACCGATCTGACGGACGGAGAGAACGCCATCCTCGATCCAACGGGCCAGATCCTCCCTAGCCTCCTCCGTTCCCGTGTCACTATAATGGCAAGACACACACCTCGTGCCACACACAAACTGCAACCAagaactgccgccgccgccgccgccggtgacctctcctctccctccggcGACGTCGGCGAACACTCCGTCACCGATGGGCAGCGCCCTTTTCTCCACCATTGCCACCTCGGTGGAAAGCCTCCGCGTCACCGGCGCCAACGCCGACGTGGACGGCGTCGCCGCGGAGAAGAAGCCGCCCCGCAACgacaggaagaggaagaggaataaGGGCGCGAGCGGGAGGACGTACGAGGAGACGCGCGCCAGGTACCCGCTGCTCGtcgaggcggtggaggcgctcgccgctgccggcgagctcggtctgccgccgccgccgcacgtgcGGGGGCACCGTCTCCTGCTGGAACGCGTCGGCGAGGacgacgcgcggcggctcgaGCGCAAGCTGAAGGTAGAAGAGCTCGCGAGGGGGAAGTTCgagcttcgccggcggcggctcaccgCGGCGTTGAAGGAGGCGCTGGTCAAGGCCGGCGGGCGAGCGCCGAAGCTTGAGACGAtacaggaggaggaagacgacgacgacgacgacgactcccaCGGCGACAGCaagaggaggaaggcggcggcggcggcggcggaggaggagtgcgggcgcgggaggcggcagtACGAGGAGATGCGGGATAGGTACCCGTTACTGgtcgcggaggtggaggcgctcgccgccgccggcgagctcgcgctgccgccgcacGTGCCGGGGCTCCGCCGCCTggtggagctcgtcggcgggtgcgacgcgcggcggctggaggacATGCTGAAGAATGATGCGCTCATGAAGGTCGTGACCAACCTCCAGCGCCGGCGGCTCACCGTGAATTTGATGTCTGCGCTGATCAAGACCGAGGAGAAGCACAAATGAATCCGGCGAGCCGGCGATCGCCGGTGCAATGCAGCAGTACAGCTCCAGTGTTTTGGGTTTTGCAGTAAGCTCACGCATGGCTGCTTAAACTAATCAGTATCATTAGacaataatgtagtatataataGACTGGAGTAGTATCTTGGAAGAAGAACCCTAAACCCTTGTTTGGACTTTGGATAGTGGAGGGAAATTTAACTGAAATCCCGGGAAATCTGAATGGATTGGTCTGATTGATCCCCATGTATCTGGAGTATTTTTTATGGCAGCATTAGCTAATCAGCTTAGTGGTGGCAAACTAAACTTTTGGCCATGCATGTCATGTGTGATaatgttggaacttggaagaacTCAATTATGTTGATGTTATGATGCTTGATTAGAACTTGGAAGAACTGATGGCAGCATTAGCCAATCAGCTTAGTAGTAAGTATAATGTCAACTTTCAGAACCTGAATAACTCCTAGGTCCTAGCTCAACAGTGCTGAAAACCTATAACTTGATTACCAGTTGACACGGCTAAACTTCATTGGTTTGGTTTATGGAGGAGCATCAATCCCCATATTTCTCAACCGTTGGGCTTGGAAAATTGAATTGGAGAGGTTCAAGTGTCCAACTCAAATCCCTTTGGTTTCGCAGGGATAGCAGTAGAAGGTTTTCGGATTTTTCATAATACCTATTTCTATACAAGCTTGTAGGTTCATACGATTATATATTGGCAGCAACAGAAATAAACtcatatatgttttgttttttttttgtttttttttttgttcttaatCTGATCCGCAGTTGCTTCCCATGTCAATCCACCGGATAGTCCAGCATATATTGTTTACTGTgaacttttgatttttttcagatATGTACTGCTTCATGGCCAAGCTCAAATTTAAATCGTGAATGTTCCAGTAGGTCGAGCATGATCAAAACACCACTTCATGTATCTGATATATGCATCCAAACTTGAAGTTCAATCCATGTTGTTTTACTGACCATTTTACACTTGTACTTGGTGAACTGAACCAGAGTTCCTGCATGGTCTTGTTAACAGAATGTGAAATATCTAAACATTGAAAATAGAAAGCTAGAATTTACAATTCTTTATAGCACTGCTCAATTGCTCATTGTTGGGAGAGAGATAAAAGGCTTACATATTTGCTCCTAGTATTGGGCATTGTCTACTCCCCTCTTCATGCATCAGGGTATTTTGGCATTATTCTGAAACAAGAAGCAATCTTCAGTCCTTCACAATCATTTTCTCCAATAACACAGCCTTCAACTACTCCTTCATGAACAGAGTCTCCAGTGTTGGATCGAGCTGCATTGCCATGGGCCAAGCTCGGATTAAGATCACGATACTAATTGCACTCGGCCAAAATTCCACTTAATGACAATTCATTCATACGGCCAAGGTCAAAGATCCGGGGTTGCCTGGCTGACTCTATTTAGGTCTCATTACCCAACTTGCTTGTTAGCTACTGAATGATAAATCAAATTGAAAGGCAAAACACAACATCAACTAcgtgaaaaataaaacaagcaaGCAGAAGATGGATTAGATAGCTAGCTGGGCGCGGCTGCTTGAAGTTGATCAGCGTGGTTCCCTACTTCATTGCGACAAGGCAATGTGACGACGGAGGTTCAAACGGGTCGGACTTTTTTTAACTCCGAACCCCTCCTGGTAGAGTGGTAGGCTGGGGCCATCTCATGGCCCAAATGGAGATGCATTTACATGTAGATGGGCTGGGATTCCGGCCTGGTAAGGCCCAATAAGTAGCCCAATATCTCCATACCCTTCACAGCCAGCCGCACTAAAATGTGAGTCAAGTGGCCTCACCAAATAAATTGTGCATCCTTTGTGTAATAACTTATTTTCAGTGTTTCTGAACCTCTTTTTCATAGTATAATTGCAGTAATATAGACTAAATCAgctaagaatttttttaaaataagctTGAAGTTGATCAGCGTGGTTAACAACTACGCCAAGacaatgaaaaaacggaggctCAAAGGGAATTGGAATTCGGAGTTTACGACCCTTGGTCCCGTCGCATGGCCCATATGAAATAAACATGTGGATGTGCCAGGTCTCGGGCCCTGGTGAGTCCTCAAGGCCCAATATCTGCCTCTGTTTCAGGCCTCAATTCCATAGCCCATCAGTACATCGCCTCCACGAATTCACAGCCGCAGACGCGACGCGATCCATTCGTTCATCTACCATTTCATGTCCGAagcatatatactatatagcaGTTACCGTTCCGATTCTGGGAATTGATCATCATGTCGGCATCCATGTCAGCCATCAGGCTATGACAAAAGCCAAAGGTAATTAACATACCCTAAACATGGCAGTTTAAAGTGGCTGCTCACACTGACGACGACGAATCTGTTGACGATGAATCTTACTAATTTGTGAATTAAGTGACACAGAGAGTCAGCTGCATGCGTGACACCATGTGATAGATCGATGTTAGATGCATAGTAGCTTGCAAGTTGGGGAAATGAGCACCACATGAAAAGAGGTAAAGCTAGTTAGCATGTGTAGCTTGAATGCTTAATTAGACGCAACAATACGTAAAGGCAACAAAATGTGAGATTATCATATTATATTCCTAGATTATATAATCTGTTCTAGTGTAGCATTTGATGGATTCATCGTCAGTGAACCAATGATAGATCGATGTACACACAAATCTTGTCGGATCTCTTGTCACCTATGTTTATCTAGTGTAGGTTTACATACAGTCCGGTGGCTTTGTTAATTTACTCAATGATGAGTAGTAGCCTTTATCTTTAAGCAACAGGACACTTCTCTCGGCTTCCCGCTGGTGTTCTCCAGTTGATTTTAAATTTGTATACGTCTACTAGTTTTTAGCTAGCTCGTCTGCAGGGTTCAGTATTTTGATTGAGCGCCGGATAGACCTTGAAACGGCATGgagtcttttttaaaaaaataataataatcaaattTTGATATACTTCGACTTACTTCGATAACATTATGGTCAATTatactgtttcaaatttgaattctcgaaaaccatttgaaattttaataggaatCTACTTTCGGACGGTGTCAAAACCTCAAAATTTCACAATTTTCGATCACAACGTGAATCCTGGTCATCTGCAGACTGCAGGCATATGGTAAAACCGTGATGACAACAAAACGTACTACATAGTTTATGGTGTTTCTGCAAATGAGCCAAATAATGTGTGATCAGCTATAGTTAATTGTTCATTATCAGTGTGCCaggatttttattaaaaaaagagaagcaaaaAAAGGGATCAGAATGTTGACTAGGGTCATGAGTCATGCTGCCGTGGTAGTAGACTGGTGAGTTGGTGAGTCGCAAGTCGCAACTGCGCGTGCATGTGACGAGGCTTGTGCGAGAGCCTCCAAAAACCATGTGATCCCTCCACTGTTCCCACATGGCGAGCACGCAGATTTAAAACGCTCCGATGAGATTTAAAACGCTCCAAAATGTTTGTGTTGTTCCGTGGAGCATGTTCTTCTGACCGGTCAAATCGTACGAAAATTCACTAGTTTTTGCTGCCAACTATGGGTACATGTGTGGTTTGCACACCACAGCAGAGGACTGTGTACAACCACTAGTAAGATGACTTTATTCCCGCTCTAATTATGATTTGTGAGCGTTTTCTTGTTTCCTGAACTAAACAAGGCTAGCTAGGTAGGAGTAGGCCGGATTATTCCTCCGTTCAATTTATTTTTCTGGGGGTTCCTGACATCTCAATCAAACAAAACTAAAGGAAACTTATTACACAGTGACATATGTGCAtgcatctcatctctctatGTCTATGCTGTGTTTTCCGACCGTTGTCACCGTTGTGGGCCACAATGCTCACTCTTTGTGGGGGCAGAATCGATCGATAAAAAGCTATAAACACTATCGGATGTTCAGTACACGTATCAACGGATACTATCCGTCGCATCACTGTTGACAAGTCACAACAACAAATGCTGAGTTGTTGCGATGGCGATCGATCTGGCTAGTTGAGTCTcgcgtcgatcgatcggccgCACCGTTGTGCTTTTGTCACTGATATGCGAGTCTGATAGGCTTCGGATCCACATATCAGTGACAAATGCGCGGTGCAATCGACTGCGCGGATTTGATCTCCTTTTATTTTCGGACgcaacgggcggcgcgcgcgacATTGGCACAGCAGCCGCGCGTGGCTCCGACGCTCGCATGCACCGACCCACCGCCAAATGTTGTACTACAGTAGACTACTCCACCTCGGTACGACCAAAAAAACGTTGGCCGATGTCTCTGCCAATCTGCCATGCGTCAAGGTGCACGGTTGTCATTGTCAACAAGTAGTGTAGTAGTGGTACATACCGATGCAGGTTCATGCATGCGTGATTTCTTGGTTTTGTTTCTCCGGTACCACTACACTCGACTCCAGCTGCCGGCCTAAGCTTTTTTTGTTGGAGAAGAAGCTAGCATAGCCCACAGGTTCCCTTGATTCCTGGAGCTGGCTCATCCAGAGCCAGCTGCTCCCTaatcatcatcacttacattaTTCTCTttaacaaaaaacaaaaacaaacaaatgatactccatatatactactagtactagtagccaTAGTACTGTTGTAGTAGCTACAAAGAGAGGCTCATGGGTTATCCTTGTGTTTGAAgccaaagaaagaaaatcaGAGACGAACAAGCCACACCAACTTTACACTGGTCCCCAAGCTCACATGGGCCAACGGGAAACCACTTCCCACTCCCCCACTCCCACTCCACTGCCCCACCCACCTCTACTCCTATAAAATCTCACCGACCACATGTACCCGAGACCTCgaaccatccatccatctatccaCCCAACCACTCTCTCGCTCGCTAGCTCATCGCTCACCGGCCGGttgagatggcggcggagggcaatgcgtcgtcgtcgtcgacggcgacgggaagGGGGTGCGGGCTGGCGCTGGGGAGGTTGGTGAGGAAGCTGAGGAGGCAGAGCAGGATGATGCTGTCCACGGcgacgtcgtcgcggccgccggcggcggcgaggtgccaGTACGACCCGCTCAGCTACGCGCGCAACTTCGACCGGAGTggcctcggcgacgacggcggcgacgtctcCGCGCAGCTCTACCACCGCTACACCTTCGCCTCCCGCTTCGTTCTCTCCTCTTCGTCCACGGCCGCTCGCCGGCAGCCGCAATAGGGGCCGAGACCGATGCTAGCTGAGGCACGCATGGCCGGCCTGCGCGTGCCAGTGCTGCGcgtagctaagctagctagcttagctctaGCCATTAGAGGTAGATGCACTCTTGTTCTTCATCCTGCAgtgttgttaattaattagtgtgtTCATATGAGGAGGGAGTGGTGGTTGTAAGGGATTTCTTCCATGGCTCTCTCCATTGGCCGAGATGATGGTTTCGATCTCTCGTGCTGATTTCTTGGAAATCCATGCACATTATTCCTGATATAAATCGTCCCATTAATTCCTTTTTTTCATGAAATTCTGAAATTGGCTGATTAAATCGCCGAGATCAAGAAAAATTGGATGCTCGCCAACTTTGTAGTAGATGTTGTGTTGATTGCATCATTCAGGCTACAATAGTTGTTACGGCGTCGTTGCGTTGTCGCTGCATTCTACAGTAGTCGGTCACTACTACTACTCACTAGTGTCACCGCTGCGCCACAGCGATTATTCGCACGGGACCCCTGTGCCCACGGGTGACGGTGCCGACCACCGGCGAGGACGCGAGATCGATCGGTGCTACTAGTAAATAAAATTTCACATTTTCACTGCTCCTGCATTGATTCGAGGAGCGGATGGGCtcgaagaaaaaagagaggaaaaatagAGAAGAACGGTTGCTCTGTGCAGCAAATTTCCAACGACGGAAAGCaaagaacttttttttagaatcaCAGTATAAACGTGTGCACACTTAACCGTATGAATGTATGAACATATATACACTAATTGACATTATACTCCTACTACTAGATTTTTCACGTACCTGATCTTGAGGCCCAATCGTTTGCCAAATTGAAAACCCAAGTCCAATTATAGGCCAGGCCCTCTTGAAGGTGCAGACTTCAGAGGAGACTGCCTGTTTGGGGTTAGGCTCTACTAATGGCCCATTGTACTTATCGGCCTATAGCTTTTGGCCCAGTTCTCCATCGCATAGGCTGAACATTTCTGCCCAAAGTATCACGGTGATCCAACAATGTAAAAAATCAAGAAACACCACGAGCGTAAGTCTCTTCGCTCGAGAATTTCGTTACAGCCTTACATACAGGTAGACCTTCTTCGACAGTCACCAACATGAACACAGACATGGGTTTTTTTTCATTGCTCCTTCCATGATTACTCGCTTAATTAGTACGTCAacagaaataattttttttagacaagTACAGCAATAATATTTTGTTCCTAGCAGTTCTGAACATCCTATGCTATTGGGATATCACCACTTCAGCAGGTTGGAGCCAAAAAATCTGGATGATGCCTCAAAATTCTCCAGCAAGGTCGGAGCCAAAACATCTTGATGATGCTTCCAATTCTTCACCAAGGTTGGGGCCAAAACATATTCATGATGACAGGATTGTCTCAAGATCTCTGTCACTTTCTCATCACCTTCATGATCAAACAGATATAGGAAGTCTGACTCCGGCACTTTCTTCTCTTTG from Oryza glaberrima chromosome 6, OglaRS2, whole genome shotgun sequence includes these protein-coding regions:
- the LOC127777416 gene encoding uncharacterized protein LOC127777416 produces the protein MAAEGNASSSSTATGRGCGLALGRLVRKLRRQSRMMLSTATSSRPPAAARCQYDPLSYARNFDRSGLGDDGGDVSAQLYHRYTFASRFVLSSSSTAARRQPQ